One stretch of Hypomesus transpacificus isolate Combined female unplaced genomic scaffold, fHypTra1 scaffold_170, whole genome shotgun sequence DNA includes these proteins:
- the LOC124489110 gene encoding nuclear factor 7, brain-like, which yields MIQVLKMVQHKHHVKVQVLMILHQHHVKIQLLKMVSHKHHVKIFHVCLALTSLWMWTQLTLTWRSTRKLQWTGVGTDEPYVLGTIGRAWRSYWEVDVKDKVDWVLGVAQETAVSGGKLDLSRPRRGYWFIRLSNGETLKAKSPTTPDDDDCLSDKDIPEKVGVDLDYCNKKVTFYNAVTGSVLHMFDDGPEYKDVVRPLFSPRNNNQHPIRILSIDPDRNTNYNVIDETVEQH from the exons ATG ATACAGGTGTTAAAGATGGTCCAACACAAACATCACGTCAAG GTACAGGTGTTGATGATTCTACACCAACACCACGTCAAG ATACAGCTGTTAAAGATGGTTTCACACAAACATCACGTCAAG ATTTTTCACGTGTGTTTGGCG TTAACGTCACTCTGGATGTGGACACAGCTCACCCTAACCTGGAGATCGACGAGAAAACTGCAATGGACGGGCGTCGGTACCGATGAGCCCTACGTGTTGGGTACTATAGGTCGTGCTTGGAGATCCTACTGGGAGGTGGACGTTAAGGACAAGGTTGACTGGGTGCTGGGCGTTGCCCAGGAAACAGCGGTTAGCGGCGGAAAGTTGGATTTAAGTAGGCCTCGTCGTGGTTATTGGTTCATCAGGCTGTCTAATGGAGAAACACTGAAAGCGAAGTCTCCTACAACCCCCGATGATGATGATTGTCTGTCTGATAAAGATATTCCAGAAAAGGTTGGCGTCGATCTGGATTATTGCAACAAGAAGGTGACTTTCTACAACGCTGTAACTGGTTCTGTTCTTCACATGTTTGATGATGGGCCCGAATACAAGGATGTGGTTCGGCCCTTGTTCTCCCCAAGGAATAATAATCAACACCCTATCAGGATTCTGTCAATTGACCCAGATAGAAACACCAATTATAACGTCATAGATGAAACAGTTGAACAGCACTAG
- the casq1b gene encoding LOW QUALITY PROTEIN: calsequestrin-1b (The sequence of the model RefSeq protein was modified relative to this genomic sequence to represent the inferred CDS: deleted 1 base in 1 codon) — MWSCALKHDFSLQLLTSPAAVTYQLAAQVLDDLDDEDIGFALVDEKKDSAVAKKLGLDEVESIYIFSDNEIIEYDGELAADTLVEFLYDVIEDPVEIIDNERELKGFFNIDEDIKLVGYFKSEKSPHFIEYDDAAEEFHPFIKFYATFDPKIAKRLKLKLNEVDFYEPFMDEPDTIPGKPYMEAELVDYIEEHDRPTLRKLEPHSMYEVWEDDIDGEHIVAFAEEDDPDGFEFLEILKEVARENTDNPDLSIIWIDPDDFPLLVPYWEKTFGIDLSSPQIGVVDVEDADSVWLEMDDDEDMPTADELETWVEDVLSGKIDPDNDDEDNDDEDDDEDDEDDEDDDEDDEDDDEDDEEDDEDDEDDEDDDDDEDDDDDE, encoded by the exons ATGTGGTCCTGTGCCCTAAAGCATGACTTCTCTCTGCAGCTGCTCACGAGCCCTGCTGCTGTGACCTACCAG ctTGCAGCTCAGGTGCTGGATGATCTGGACGACGAGGACATTGGGTTTGCTCTGGTCGATGAGAAAAAGGACTCAGCCGTGGCCAAGAAGCTGG gTCTGGATGAAGTGGAGAGCATATACATTTTCTCCGACAACGAGATCATCGAGTACGATGGCGAGCTTGCTGCAGACACCCTGGTGGAGTTCTTGTACGAC GTGATCGAGGACCCCGTGGAGATCATCGACAACGAGCGGGAGCTGAAGGGCTTCTTCAACATCGACGAGGACATCAAGCTGGTGGGCTACTTCAAGAGCGAGAAGTCTCCTC ACTTCATCGAGTACGACGACGCGGCCGAGGAGTTTCAC CCCTTCATCAAGTTCTACGCCACCTTTGACCCCAag ATTGCCAAGAGACTGAAGCTGAAGCTGAACGAGGTGGACTTCTACGAGCCCTTCATGGACGAGCCCGACACCATCCCAGGGAAGCCCTACATGGAGGCGGAGCTTGTGGACTACATCGAGGAGCACGACAG GCCTACCCTGAGGAAGCTGGAGCCTCACAGCATGTACGAGGTCTGG GAGGATGACATCGACGGCGAGCACATTGTTGCCTTCGCTGAGGAGGACGACCCAG ATGGTTTTGAGTTCCTGGAGATCCTGAAGGAGGTGGCCCGCGAGAACACGGACAACCCCGacctcagcatcatctggatcgACCCTGATGATTTCCCTCTG CTCGTGCCCTACTGGGAGAAGACCTTCGGTATCgacctgtcctctcctcagaTCGGAGTGGTGGATGTTGAGGAT GCCGACAGTGTGTGGTTGGAGATGGACGATGACGAGGACATGCCCACTGCTGACGAGCTGGAGACCTGGGTCGAGGACGTCCTGTCTGGGAAGATCGACCCTGACAACGATGACGAGGATAATGACGACGAGGATGATGACGAGGACGACGAGGATGATGAAGACGATGATGAAgacgatgaggatgatgacgaggatgatgaggaagatgacgaggatgatgaggatgatgaggatgatgatgatgacgaggaCGATGACGACGACGAATAA